In Caulobacter segnis ATCC 21756, the sequence GGTGCTGCGCTGACCGGCTCATCCGGCGTTGCTCCGACGAGGATCCATCATCCCCCACGGGAGAGACGTCGCCACCATGCCTCGCCCTCCATTGTCAGATGCATAGATCAACGCAGTCGCCTCGTCAGGGTCTTTAGGGCCGAGCTTATGTGCTTTTCCACCGTGCTGGTGCTGATGCCCATGCGACGCGCTGTCTCGGCGTGGCTGAGGCCCTCAAGCTTGTGCAGTTGAAAGGCATGGCGGGTCTTTTCGGGGAGGTCGTCGACGGCCTCGACCAGGGCCTTGAGCCGCTGGCGGGCGTCAACGACCTGGTCGGCCGACGGCTCGTCCGCCACCTCGTGGCCCGCCAGAACGGTGGTGTTGGCCTCGCGCCAGTCATGGTCGCGCACGCCGGAGCGCTTCTGACTACGCAGACGATCCAGCATGAGGTTCGAACCGATGCGATGAAGCAGGGCCGACGGGTTCTCCACCGTCGCGTCGGCCTCCATCGCCGTCAGCC encodes:
- a CDS encoding RNA polymerase sigma factor, with translation MLLSLYEEKRANLVRFFAARLNSRAEAEDLVQDLYLRLTAMEADATVENPSALLHRIGSNLMLDRLRSQKRSGVRDHDWREANTTVLAGHEVADEPSADQVVDARQRLKALVEAVDDLPEKTRHAFQLHKLEGLSHAETARRMGISTSTVEKHISSALKTLTRRLR